A region from the Vicia villosa cultivar HV-30 ecotype Madison, WI linkage group LG3, Vvil1.0, whole genome shotgun sequence genome encodes:
- the LOC131658075 gene encoding two-component response regulator ORR24-like, protein MTIGDHRKNDIGLGDQFPIGMRVLVVEADLTCLKNLEELLKKCQYHVTTAQNGITALNLLRENKNNFDLLMTNADMPNMDGFKLLELVGMHLPVILFSSNDDPKMVMRGVLHGACDYLVNPFRMEKLQVIWQHVIRKNMNIKRSNYDTINSDRKIGVDSTMVTNSDQNEKLSEKRKNHREDDVNKNQNPTTLKKKPRVVWSNDLHRKFVDVVNKIGLDNAVPKKILELMKDENLTNKNVASHLQKYRLTLKRIKSEEIQQANMVAAKRRSSNTSYSRRSTQLSEVGDYLHKLNDSKEINRHNNLMMVESNPQEKSLVVSQPSLFSIPSLENKNILSSTMELPATNSNLPLIDYTVPLNVIEPEGNLDYNYWKHVQMNSDEIP, encoded by the exons ATGACGATTGGAGATCATAGAAAGAACGATATTGGCCTTGGAGATCAGTTTCCTATTGGAATGCGTGTTCTTGTAGTTGAAGCTGATTTAACATGTCTCAAGAATTTAGAGGAACTTCTCAAAAAGTGTCAATATCATG TAACCACTGCTCAAAATGGAATAACAGCGCTGAACTTGTTGagagaaaacaaaaataatttcgATCTATTAATGACTAATGCTGATATGCCAAACATGGATGGATTCAAGCTGCTTGAGCTTGTTGGAATGCACCTACCTGTAATTT TGTTTTCTTCGAATGATGATCCGAAGATGGTGATGAGAGGAGTTTTGCATGGTGCTTGTGATTATCTTGTGAACCCTTTTAGAATGGAAAAACTACAGGTCATTTGGCAACATGTAATCAGAAAGAATATGAATATCAAAAGAAGTAATTATGATACGATTAATTCGGATAGAAAAATTGGAGTTGATTCGACAATGGTAACAAATTCAGATCAAAATGAAAAGCTATCAGAAAAAAGGAAAAATCATAGAGAAGATGATGTTAATAAGAATCAGAATCCCACAACTTTGAAGAAGAAGCCTCGAGTTGTTTGGTCGAATGACTTACACCGCAAGTTTGTCGATGTCGTGAATAAAATAGGCCTTGATA ATGCTGTGCCGAAAAAGATTCTTGAGTTAATGAAAGATGAAAATCTTACAAACAAGAATGTGGCCAGCCATCTCCAG AAATATAGACTCActctaaaaagaattaaaagtGAGGAAATCCAACAAGCTAATATGGTGGCAGCAAAACGTAGAAGTTCAAATACATCCTATTCAAGAAGAAGTACTCAACTTAGTGAAGTTGGAGATTATTTGCATAAATTGAATGACTCTAAAGAGATTAATAGGCATAACAATCTCATGATGGTGGAATCAAATCCTCAAGAGAAAAGCTTAGTCGTCTCTCAACCATCATTATTTTCTATCCCTTCACttgaaaacaaaaatattttgtcAAGCACTATGGAATTACCTGCAACAAACTCTAACCTTCCATTAATAGACTATACAGTTCCTCTGAATGTTATTGAACCTGAAGGAAACTTGGATTACAATTATTGGAAACACGTTCAAATGAACTCTGATGAGATTCCAtag